DNA from Dietzia lutea:
ACGCGGTGAGCTCGGCGTCGACGATCGTGCGGGCGGCATCCGCGTCGGCCGCGGCGGATGACGTGGCAGGGTCGGCCTTGAGCGCCTCGATGCCCAGCAGGGTCACGCCGGGCAGGCCGGCGACGGCGGGGTCGACGTCGCGCGGCATTCCGAGGTCGCAGATGACCAGGGGCCCGCGGTCGCCGCGGCGGGCCAGCGCGGTGTGGATCTCGCCGAGCGTGACGACCGTGCCGACGGCCCCGGTGCAGGTGAAGAGGATGTCGGCGCGGGCGACGGCGGTCGCGAGCTCGTCGAGCGGGAACGCGGTGGCGGGTGTGCCGGAGTCGCGGGCGATCTCGGACAGACGGTCGGCGCGCTCGGGAGTGCGGTTGGTGATCTCGATGCGGGAGATCCCGCCGCGGCCGAGGTGTGCGACGGCCAGGCCGCCCATGGCGCCGGCGCCGAGCACGACGGCCTGCCGACCGTCGAGGCGGCGCGAGGCCGGGGCGTCGGGGGCGTCGGCGTCGGCGCTCGCGTTCAGGATCTCCGCCGCGCGGTCGAGCGCCACGGAGACGACGGACGCGCCGGCGGAGTCGATGCCGGTCTCGGTGTGGACGCGCTTGCCGACGTGCAGGGCCTGCTGGGCGAGGCGGTGCAGGGTGGTGCCGGCCGCTCCGATCTCGGAGGCGGACTGGTACGCGGTGCGGATCTGGCCGATGATCTGCTGCTCGCCCACCACCATCGAGTCCAGGCCCGAGGCCACGGAGAACAGGTGCTCGGCGGCGGACTCGGAGTACCGGATGTACAGGTGCCGGCTGAGCTCGTCGACGGACAGGCCCGAGTGGCGCGACAGGAGGTTGACGACGTCGTCAAGCGCCGGGTGAAACGCGTCCACGGCCGAGTACACCTCGACGCGGTTGCAGGTGGTGACGATCATCGCCTCGTCGACGTTCTCGCCGGCGATGAGTTCTTCGGTGAGCGCGTCGCGGTCGACCTCGGACACGGCCACGGCCTCGAGCAGCGCCACCGGCGCGCTGTGGTGGGACACACCCACCAGGAGGATGCTCACAACCGACCCCCGGACGTCAGGGCCTGACGGGCCCATGCCAGAATGGATGCCAGCTCGTCAACTCGGGGAGAAACCACTCGGGAGAAGGACGCAGCCCCGCCGGACGAACTCGCGGAACGCTGGTCCACAGTCGGTCGTCTCCTGTCGGTGTTCACGGCTGTGCACAGGGCACTCCCGGATCGGGAACACTCTGCCGGGACGGCCGTGGCCCTCAAGCCTGCGTACGACCCGTAACGGGATCCACCGTAACCCGCATGTCACCCCGGGACAAAACCGTCACCGCACCGGATGCTATGTCCGTGCAGCGCCTCACACCGCCCGTGAACAGCGCGGACCGGAGGCCGACCGCCCGAGTACGGTGACTGCGTGCCCCCGCGTCGCAGGTCCTCCGCCACGATGTCCGCCGCCACCCGCGCCCGGTACGCCAAGCGTCGTCAGCGGCGCCTCGCCCGGGTCGACAACGACCTCACCGACCCGCAGTGGGCGCGGACCTCGACGCGTGGGGCGGCTGCGCCTACTGCCACGCCGTCGGGCCGGCCCTGCAGCGGGACTGTGTCATGCCGATCTCCCGCGGCGGGCGCTACACGCTGGAGAACGTGGTCCCGGCCTGCGCCTCGTGCAACGCGAGCAAGCACAACAGCGAGGTCACCGGGTGGCTGCGGCGCAAGAAGCTGGACGAGGGCGCCTTCCTGCTCCGGCACGCGACCATCCTGCGGGCCCTCCGCACCGACGC
Protein-coding regions in this window:
- a CDS encoding glutamyl-tRNA reductase, whose protein sequence is MSILLVGVSHHSAPVALLEAVAVSEVDRDALTEELIAGENVDEAMIVTTCNRVEVYSAVDAFHPALDDVVNLLSRHSGLSVDELSRHLYIRYSESAAEHLFSVASGLDSMVVGEQQIIGQIRTAYQSASEIGAAGTTLHRLAQQALHVGKRVHTETGIDSAGASVVSVALDRAAEILNASADADAPDAPASRRLDGRQAVVLGAGAMGGLAVAHLGRGGISRIEITNRTPERADRLSEIARDSGTPATAFPLDELATAVARADILFTCTGAVGTVVTLGEIHTALARRGDRGPLVICDLGMPRDVDPAVAGLPGVTLLGIEALKADPATSSAAADADAARTIVDAELTAYTQAERMAGVGPLIGQLRGRGGQVVAAEMRRLESRLPDMDDKVRDEVANTVRRVVDKLLHPPTVRFKELAAQPDGENYAAVVRTLFDLDRDVDEEAS